CAGCAGATGGTGGCCATGGGCCGCGCGATGATCGCGCGCCCCAGGCTGCTGCTGCTGGACGAGCCCTCGATGGGCCTGGCGCCACTGATGGTCGAGAAGGTCTTCGAGGTGGTGCGCACCATCGCCAGCGAAGGCGTGACGATCCTGCTGATCGAGCAGAACGCCCGCCTGGCGCTGGAGAACAGTCATCGCGGTTACGTGATGGAGTCCGGCGAGATCACCTTGTCGGGTCCGGCCCGCGACATGCTGCACGATCCCAAGGTGCGCGCCGCGTACCTGGGGGAAGTGGAAGAGGCCTAGGCCCGTCCGTTTGTCGCAATGAAAAAGCCCGGCCATGCCGGGCTTTTTTTCGTGCCTCTGGATCAGGCGGCGTGGCGCTTCAGGAAGCCTTCGATGAGGGCGGCGAAGGCGGGCGGGCGCTCCTGCATCGGGTAATGGCCGCAATGCGCGATGACGTGCAGCGTCGCGTTGGGATGCCAGGCCAGGAAGGTGCCTTGCATCGCTTGCGCGTCGATTCCCGGATCCTGGTCGCCGACCACGACCAGGAACGGCGTATCGAGTCCGCGCACGGCGTCGACGAAATCCGCCGTCACCAGCATGTCCAGGTACTTGTGCCGGCAGGCGGGCGCCACGGTCGCGCGGTTGTGCCGCACCTTGGCCCGCGCCCAGGCGTCGGACAGGCCGCCGGAGACGAACTGGAACAGCCGCCGCAAGGCCTCGTCGTCATCGGCCGTGCTGGCGAAGAACGCCAGGGCTTCCGGGCCCAGTCGGTTGCCGGTGGCCGAGACGGGGCATACCGCAATGGCGCTGATGACGCGCGACGGCGCGTCCGCCGCCAGCCGCTGCGTGATCATGCCGGTCATCGAGTGGCCGATGACGTGGAATCGTTGCCAGCCGAGCCGGTCGGCGAGCGCGAGGCAGTCGGCGGCGATTTCCTCGACCGTGCAGGCGCCGGTCAGTTCGATGGACAGGCCGTAGCCGCGCAGATCGGCGAACACGTAGGTGAACGCGTCGCCGTCGAGCCAGGGCATGACGGCGTCGTAGTTGCCGTGGTCGCCGAGCCAGTCGTGCAGGACCAGCACCGCAATCGGGCCATTGCCATGGCGCGCGTAGCCGAGGCCGGCATGCGAGCCGGGATGGATTTCAGGGGACGTCTTCATTCCAGGTTTCCTTGTGTGAGGGGAACGAAAACGAAACGCCCTCCCGGCGGACCGGGAGGGCGTTTTCAAAGTGCCGCCATCCTATCAAATCGGCGGCGCGGGCGTCAACGGGGCGGCATCGCCGGCGGCGCGCTGGCGGGAAGGCCGGCTCAGGCCGGCTGCGGCACGGCCCGCTCGCGGCCAATCAGCAGCGCGATGACGGCGGCGATCAGGCCGGTGGCGCCGGCCGCGACGAAGGCCATCAGGTAGCTGCCTTGCGATTGGCGCACCACACCCGCCATCCAGGCCGCGCTGGCCGCCCCCAGCTGGTGGCCGGCGACGATCCAGCCGAACACGATGGGCGCCTCGCGGTCGCCGAAGGCTTCGGTGGCCAGGCGCAGCGTGGGCGGCACGGTGGCGATCCAGTCCAGGCCGAAGAACACCGCGAAGATCGCCAGGCTGTAGAACGAGAAGTCGGAGTAGGGCAGGTAGATCAGCGCCAGGCCGCGCAGTCCGTAATAGACGAACAGCAGCTTGCGCGGATCGTAGCGGTCGGTCAGCCAGCCCGAGGCGGTGGTGCCGAACAGGTCGAAGATGCCCATGATCGCCAGCAGGCCGGCGGCCTGCACTTCGGGCATGCCATGGTCGCCGCAGAGCGCGATCAGGTGCGTGCCGACCAGGCCGTTGGTGGTGAAGCCGCAGATGAAGAAGGTGGCGAACAGGAACCAGAAGGTGCGGGTCTTGGCGGCGCGCGCCAGCGCGCCAAAGGTGGCGGCGATCATGCCGGTGCGTGGCGCCGCGGGCGCGGGCGGCGCATGCGGATCGCTGCCGAACGGCACCAGGCCGACGCTGGCGGGGCGGTCGGGCACCAGCCACCACGCCAGCGGCACCAGCGCGGCGGCGGCGGCGGCCACGGTCCACACCACGCGGGTCCAGTCGCCCGACGACGCCAGCGCCGCCAGCAGCGGCAGGAAGATCAGCGTGCCGGTGGCGGTGCTGGCCGTCAGCAGGCCCATCATCAGGCCGCGGTGCTTGGTGAACCAGCGGTTGACCACGGTCGCGCCCATGACCACGGCAACGGCGCCCGAGCCGATGCCCGAGAACACGCCCCAGGTCATCAGCAGGTGCCACGGCTGGGTCATGTAGGCGCTGATGGCGCTGGAGGCGGCCATCAACGACAGGGCGGCGATCAGCACGCGGCGCAGGCCGAAGCGTTCCATGGCGGCCGCGGCGAACGGCCCGACCAGGCCATACAGGAAGATGCCGACGGCGGCGGCGAACGAGGTGGTGCTGCGGTTCCAGCCGAAGTTTTCCTCCAGCGGCACCAGCAGCACGCTGGGCGAAGAGCGCAGGCCGGCCGATACCAGCAAGGCCAGGAAGACGACAGCGACCACGACGAACGCGTACTTCTGGCCGGCGCGGCGGAAGGGGATGGGGGGTTGGGCTATACTCATGTTACTGACCGGTACGTAATTTGGTTTGCGAATAGTACGTACCGGTTAGTAACATCGTCAAGTGTTATTTTGACGACCCTGTTTTCAGGGCGGCCGGCCTTGCCGGCCGGTCTCAGTGAGGAGTTCCAGTCATGGCCAGCAAATCCCCGGCGGGCGGCAAGAAAGCCGCCGCCGATACTCCCGTGAAGCCGCTCCTGGCGGCGGATCGCATCCGCAAGACGGCGCGCGAGATGTTCTACCGCGACGGCATCCGGGCGGTGGGCGTGGACGCCATCGTCAACCAGGCCGGCGTCACCAAGCCCAGCCTGTACCGCAGCTTTTCGTCCAAGGACGAACTGGCCGCGGTCTACCTGCGCGACTACGACGCCGAGTTCTGGGGGCGCTTCAACGCTGCCTGCGACGCGCATCCCGGCGATCCCCAGGCGGGGTTGCGGGCCTATCTGTCGGGCCTGAGCGTGCGCGCGGTGCAGAACGGCTATCGCGGCTGCGGACTGACCAACGCGGCGGTGGAATATCCCGAGGCCGGCCATCCGGCGCGGGTGGTCGCGGTCGAGCACAAGGTCGAGCTGCGCCGGCGCCTGGCCGCCATGGCCGCCGAGATGGGGGCGCCCGATCCCGCCAGGCTGGGCGATGGGTTGCTGCTGCTGATCGAGGGCGCCTTCGTGTCCAGCCAGTTGTTCGGCGAGGGCGGTCCGGCGGCCCGGGTGGCCGACATGGCCGACCTGCTGATCGACGCGCATCTGGGGCGGCGATAGGTTTTTGCACTGCACAATACTGGTGCCAGATATGGTGCCGGATGCACCGTTGTGGTGGTGTTTGTACCCATTCCGCAACGGCGAAAATAATGCTAGGCATTTTTATTGCAACGCAGCATGCGCGGATCTAAGATGAATTCGTGCTGTTCCCCCATCGCGCTTTCTCAAGGAGAGAATCATGAGCGATACCGCGTTGAAAAATGCCCGCATGTCGGATGCGCTGGAGCGGTCCCTGATCCGCGAGGCCATCAAGGCGGAAACCCTGTCCGGCCCGTTCTCGCGCACCGGCTGGCGCCGGCTCAAGCTGCGCCTGCGCCGCTTTGGCGGCGCTGTCGGCGAAGTGCTGCACGACATGGACGCCGGCCGCCGCCAGCATCCGGTGATCTCCGCCCGCCGTTGAACCCAGGCCTGCGCCGGAAAAAAACGCCAGCAATCGCTGGCGTTTTTCATTGATGCCGGCAACGTCATGGGATGCTGCCCTATGATTGCGTCTTGATCATTCATCGGGAGCCGTCATGGCGCGTCCGGATCTCAACCTGCTGCTGGCGTTGGATGCGTTGCTGGATGAGGGCAGTGTCATTGGCGCGGCGCGCCGCATGAACCTGAGCCCGCCGGCGATGAGCCGCACCCTGGGCCGCATCCGCGAAGCCCTGGGCGATCCGGTGTTCGTGCAGGTGGGCCGAAAGCTCATGCCCACCCCCAAGGCGCTCGCGCTGCGCGAGCAGGTGCGCGCGGCGCTCGAACAGGCCACGCAGGTGTTCGAGGCCGGCGCCGCGATCGACCTGAAATCCCTCGACCGGCGTTTCAACGTCCGCGCCACCGACGAGTTCGTCAGCGTTCACCTGGGGCAGCTGCTGGACGCCATGGCGACCGAAATGCCGCGCGCCACGCTGCGCTTTTCGCCGGAAGAGGATGACGTCGATGACGAGGCGCTGCGCAGCGGCCGCATCGATCTGTTCATCAGCGGGTCGCGCAAGCTCGGCCCGGAGATCCGCGTGCAGTCGCTGTTCACCACCACTTTTGTCGGCGTCGCCCGCGAGCATCACCCGATTTTCGACGATGAGATCACGCCCGAGCGCCTGACCCGCTGGGAGCACATCAACGTGTCGCGGCGCGGCAAGTCCGTGGCGCCGATCGACACCGCCCTGGAGGCGCACGGCCTGCGCCGCCATGTCGCCCTGGTCGTGTCGAGCCCCTACACGGCGCTGTTCGCGCTGCAGGATTCGGACCTGCTGCTGCCATTGCCCCGCCACCTCGCCAGCGGCGCGCTTGCCGCGGGCCTGCGCATCCGCCTGTTCGACTTGCCGATGCCCCTGGAAACCGCTTTGTTGACGCAGGCCTGGCACCCGCGCCAGGAGGGTGACCCCGCCCATCAGTGGCTGCGGCAGACGATCCACGCCCTGTGCAGCGGCGAGGCGCGACAGGGGCGCTGACGTCTCGTCGCGCGACGGAGGGCGCGCGCCGGTAAGTGCGTCGAGCGCAATCATGCCAGTGCGATAAATTCACTTTTCCGCACGCATGGCGGTCTCTACAGTGGTGCGTCTGAATCACCATTGAAGAGTCTCATCGTGCGTTCAACGAACGTATCCGCCGCGGCGGCAGCGCGGTCCTGCCCCAGCCTCCTGTCGCTCCGGGCAGGGGCGGTGCGCGCGCTGCAATGCCTCGACCTGACGACCCCGCGCGCCACCTATGTGATGCGCTCGATTCTGGCGGCCTGGCTGGCGCTCGTCCTGGCCTTTGTACTGGATCTGCACGCGCCTTACGCGGCGGCCTCCAGCGTGCTTCTGGTCATCAATCCGGTGCAGGGGGCGGTGATCGGCAAAGGCATATGGCGGGTCATCGGCACGCTGGTCGGCATGCTGGCCGCCTTCGTCCTGATGAGCGCTTTCGGCCAGATGCCGTGGCTGTTCCTGCTGGGGTTCGGCCTGTGGCTCGGGGCCTGCGTGGCCGCCATGACGCTGCTGCGCCATTTCCGCGCCTATGGCGCGACGCTGGCGGGATACACCGTGGGGCTGGCCGCCTATGGCGCCATGCAGAACCCGCAGCTGACCTTCGATCAGGTGATGGGGCGCGGCGCGTCCGTGTTGATCGGCGTGGCGAGCCTGGGCGTGGTGTCGGCGCTTTTCAGCCGCCGCGGCGCCCGCAGCCGCTTGACGGCCCAATTGCACCGGTTGGCGGCGTCCGCCGCCAGCGTTCTGGCGCGGGATATCCAGGCGCTTGAAGGCGCGGGCCGGCAAGGCGGCAAGGCGCTGGATGCGGGCAGGCGCAGCCTCATCGTCGACATCTACGCCGTCGATGACCTGCTGGCGCTGGGAAAGGCCGAGTCCGCCGACCTGGCGCGACGCGCCGCCGCGGTGCGGCGCGCCATGGTGTCCTTGTTTTCCGCGCTGGTCGGCGGCGTGGCGCCGATGCGGCCAGGCGGCGCCAGCTTGCAGGCGCTGGCGGCGCTGCAGCCCGCCTGGGAGCAGGCGTGGCGGCAAGCCAGCGAGGCGTTGGCGCGGGATCCGGGACCCGGCGGGTCGGACCTGGCGGCGCGGTCCTTGTCGGCGATGCGTGCGCGACTGGCGCAAACACTAGCTGCGGCAACGACCGGCGATCCGCAGGCGCATGCCGTCCTGATGATCGCGGGCGACCGGCTGATCGAGCAGCTCGACGATTACCTCGAGGTCCTCGCTGGCATCGCGGTCCTGCATCAGCATCGGCGGCCGGCGGCGGCGCCGGTCCCGGTGCCGTTCCATCGCGACACGGGGGCCGCGCTGCAGAACGGCCTGCGCGCCTTGTTGACCGTGTTGCTGGGTGGCGCCTTCTGGATGGCGACCGGCTGGTCGAATGGCAACCTGATGCTGGCGGGACTGGCGGCGGCCTGCGGGCTGCTGTCCACCGCGCCCAATCCGGCGCTCGGCGCGGTGGCGTTGATTCAGGGCACCGTCGCCGCCGTCGTGATGGCGTTCCTGTGCGCCTTTCTGGTCTTGCCGCAGGTCTCGGGGCTGCCGCTGCTGCTGGTGGTGCTGGCGCTGTTCTGGCTCCCCGGGGTCTATGCCAGCGCCATGCCCCGCCACGGATTGGCCGGCGTCGCCTATCTCGTCGCCTTCACGACGCTGGTGGCGACGGACAACCCCATGCGCTATGACGTCGCCTCGTTCCTGAATGGCGCGGTGGCCTGGATACTGGTGGCCTTCTTCACGCTGCTCGGGTTCCGGATCGTGCTGCCGCGCAATCCGTCACGCGACACGGCGCGCCTGCGCCTGGCCATTCGCGATGACGCGCTTGCCCTTTTGCGAGGCGGCCGCGCCGACGCGCGCGCCTGGCAATGGCGGCAGCAGCATCGCACGGCGCAACTGGGCGCGCTGCTCAGGACGCGGCCCGACGCGATGGAGCGGGCCATCGCCGATGCCCTGGCCAGCATTCATCTCGGCCGTGAGCTGCTGCGCCTGCGCCGGGGATGGCGGCGCATGCCCGCCGGCGCCCGGCCGCGCCGCCTGCTCGCGGTGGCGTTGCGCCACATGCGGCGGCGGGCCGGCGAACCCCGGCTGGCCGCCCGGCATGCCCGCCGGGCGGCGCAATCCCTGTCGCGATTGCCGCCGGCGGATTGGGCCGCGCACGCCGACATCGGGCGATCGCGGGCCATGCTGCTCGATATCGCGGCGCTGCTCGAAGACCACGCGGATTATTTTTCTCGACGCCCCGGGAGGCTTCCCCATGCTCAGTGAGTTCGCGGTGGCAGGCATCTACCTGCCGCCATTTTTCGTCTACGCGTGCGTGACGCTGCCGATCTATCTCGGGGTTCGCCTGGTGCTCGCGCGCAGCGGCGTGCTGCGCCGGGTCTGGCACCCGGGCCTGTTCGAGTTCGCCATTTCCCTTTGCCTCGTTTCGGTGTTGATTCTCTATGTCTGATCGTCCCTTGCCTGATCGTTTGTTGCCCTTGAGGCTGCTGGCTCGCGTCGGCTTCACGCTGTGCGCGGTGATCGCCGCCGCCGTGCTGGTCGGCGCGCTTTGGCGCGCCTACGTCGTGGCGCCCTGGACGCGCGATGGCCGCGTCAGCGCGCAGACCGTCCGCATCGCCCCGGAGGTGTCCGGCACGGTCCTGGACGTGCCGGTGACGGACGATCAGTACGTGAAGCAGGGCGAGGTGCTCTACCGCATCGATCCGGCCCACTTCGAGCTGGCGCTGGCGCAGGCCGAGGCGCGACTGGCGGCGGCGGACGCGTCGTTGCGGCAGAAAACCGAGGACGCGCGGCGCCGGCGGGGCATGGAGAACCTGGTGCCCGCCGAAGACATCCAGCGTGCGATCCAGGCCGTGGCCATCGCCGAGGCCGAGCAGCGCGGCGCGCGGGTCGCTGTGGACATGGCGAAAATGGATGTGGCGCGCACCGTCCTGCGGGCCCCGGTTGACGGCTATGTGACACGGTTGAAACTGAACAAGGGCGACTACGCGGTGACGGGCCAGCCCAACATCGCGCTGGTGGACGCCCACAGCTTCTGGATCATCGGCTATTTCGAGGAGACCAAGCTGCGCGGCATCCGGCCCGGCGCGGCGGCGCGCATCCGCCTGATGGGGTCCGATGACATCATTGCCGGCCGGGTGGTGAGCATCGGGCGCGGCATCGCCGATACCAACCAGCAGGCCGATGCCCAGGGCCTGCCCAGCGTGGCCCCGACCTTCAGCTGGGTCCGCCTGGCGCAACGCATTCCGGTGCGCGTCGCGTTCGAGCAGTTGCCGCCGGATCTGGTGCTGGCCGCCGGCATGACGGCCAGTGTCGAGGTGGCGACGGCGGGAGGCGACGCGCCTGCCCAGGGCCGCCTCCTGTCGTTGCTGTACCACTGGATGTGAGGGGCGACGATGCCGCACAAATCGAATCGTCCGCGATCCGGCCTGCGCCGCGCGGCCCTCATGGCCTCGCTGGTGATGGCGGCGTCCGGCTGCACCACCGTTGGTCCCGACTATCACCCGCCCACCGTCGAGGTGCCTGCCGCCTGGGTCGAGGCCGTGGGCGCCCAGAGCCTGCGCGACCAGGCGGGGCTGCGCGCCTGGTGGCGCGCGTTCGACGATCCCATGCTCGACCGCCTGGTCGACCAGGCGCTGGACCGCAACCAGGATCTCGATATCGCGCTGGCGCGCCTGCGGCAGGCGCGCGCCGAACGCATCCAGATCGCTTCCGCGTCCTTGCCGACGCTCGGGGTCGGCGCGGCGGGCGAGGCCCGGCGTAGCAGCAAGGCGCTCGGTCCGCTGCCCGGTGGAGAGTCGCGCACCTGGCAGGTCGGCTTCGATGCGAGCTGGGAGCTGGATCTGTTTGGCGGCACGCGCAGGGCGGTCGAAGCGGCCGATGCGGATATCCAGGCGCTGGCCGATGACCACCGGGCGTTGCAGGTGAGCCTGGTCGCCGAGCTGGTGTCCCACTACGCGGGGTTGCGCGCCACGCAGATGCGCCTGGCCATCGCCCATGACAACCTGCGCACCTTGCGCGAGGCGGAACGACTGGCGGAACAGGCCCGGCGCAGAGGTCTGGGCAGCCAGGCGGAGGTGATGCAGGCACGCGCTGAACGCGAGACGGCCGAGGCGCAGCCGCCCTTGCTGGAGGCCGATATTGCCCGATTCAGCCACGCCATCGGCGTCCTGGCGGGGGGCTTTCCCGGCGATTGGCACGCGGCCCTGGCCGAGCCTGGGGCCGTCCTGCCCGCGCCGGTCCGCCTGCCGTTGTCACTGCCATCCGAGGTGCTGCGCCAGCGTCCCGATCTGCGGGCGGACGAACGGCGCCTGGCGGCCGCGACCGCCCGCATCGGCGTGGCCGAAGCCGAACGCCTGCCCACGTTCCGCATCCCCTTGGGCATTGGCACCACGGCCAGCCTCATTCACAGCCTGTTCTCCAGCGCCAGCCTGGCCTGGGCGGCCGGGGCGCAGGCCAGCCAGCGCCTTTACGATGGCGGCCGGGCCCGCGCCGGCGTGACGGCGGCGCAAGCGAATGCCGACGCGGCGCGTCTGGCCTACGAGCGCGACGTGCGGGTGGCGCTGCGCGAGGTGGAAGACGCCCTGACGGCGTTGAGCAGCGAGCGCCAGCGGCAGGCCTCGCTGAAGGAGGCCGTTGCCGACAGCGGCAAGGCATTGGACCAGTCGACCCGGCTCTACGCGCGCGGGCTCAGCGCCTACCTGCCGGTCCTGGTGGCGCAACGCACGGTCAACCAGGCGCGAGACGCGCTGGCCCTGAGCCAATGGGAGGAAATGCGCGGGGTGATCGCGCTCTACAAGTCCCTGGGCGCGGGCTGGCCGGACGAGCCATCCGCGCAAGCCGAGGCTTACACCACCATGTCGACTAACAAATAGCCGTCCAGCAGGATGATGCCGACCGTGGCGATGACCGCGGCCCAGGCCCAGGCGCCGCGCAGCGCGTGGCGGCCCATCAGGGGCTTGCGGCAGGCCAGCCACACCAGCGGGCCCAGCGCGAAGGGCAGGGCCAGGCTCAGGATGACCTGGCTCAGCACCAGCAACTGGTCGGGGTCCTGGCCGCCGGTGAAGGCCAGCAGGCCGGCGGCGATGGCGCCGGCGATCAGCCGCGTGACCAGCGCGCGGCGGCGGTCGGACCAGCCGCTGTTGATCTGGAAGCCGCGCGACAGGATGCGGCCGGCCAGCACGCCGGTGATGGTGGAGCTTTGCCCGGCCGCGTACAGCGCCACCGCGAACACGATGGCGGCGCCGATGCCGAGGGTCTGGCCGATCACGGCGTGGGCGTCGTCCAGGCTGGAGACGATCAGGCCGGAGCCGGACAGCGAGGCGGCGGCGACGATCATGATGGCCGAGTTGATCAGCATGGCCACGCCCAGCGACACCACGGTGTCATTGCGCGCCACGCGCATGGCCAAGTCGCGGGCGTCGGCCGGCAGCACGCGGGCGCGCTGCGCCAGCGAACCGGAATGCAGGTAAAGGTTGTGCGGCATCAGCGTCGCGCCCAGGATGCCCAGCGCGATCAGGAAGCCTTGCGGGTCGCGCAGCGCGTGGCCGGTCTGCGTCATGCCGTGGGCCACGTCGGTCCAGGCGGGGCTGGCCTTGAACAGCAGGAACACGAAGGACGCGGCCACCACCGACAGCAGCACCGCGATGACGCGCTCGTGGCGGTCGGCGTTGCCGCGCGTCAGGGCCAGCACGGCGAAGGTGCCGACGCCGGTGACGGCCACGCCGCCCAGCAGCGGCAGGTTGAACAGCAGGCGCAGCGCGATGGCGCCGCCGATGAGCTCGGCTAGCGCGGTGGCCAGGATGGCGGCCTCGCCGGCCAGCCAGGCCGTCTTGGCGGTGCGCGGCGACAGGTGGCGGGCGGTGAGGGTGGCCAGGTCTTCGCCGGTGGCCAGCGCCAGGCGCGACACCAGCACCTGGAAACCCAGCGCCAGGAGGGCCGAGGCGATCACGACCAGCAGCAGGCCGTAGCCGA
The window above is part of the Achromobacter deleyi genome. Proteins encoded here:
- a CDS encoding MFS transporter — encoded protein: MSIAQPPIPFRRAGQKYAFVVVAVVFLALLVSAGLRSSPSVLLVPLEENFGWNRSTTSFAAAVGIFLYGLVGPFAAAAMERFGLRRVLIAALSLMAASSAISAYMTQPWHLLMTWGVFSGIGSGAVAVVMGATVVNRWFTKHRGLMMGLLTASTATGTLIFLPLLAALASSGDWTRVVWTVAAAAAALVPLAWWLVPDRPASVGLVPFGSDPHAPPAPAAPRTGMIAATFGALARAAKTRTFWFLFATFFICGFTTNGLVGTHLIALCGDHGMPEVQAAGLLAIMGIFDLFGTTASGWLTDRYDPRKLLFVYYGLRGLALIYLPYSDFSFYSLAIFAVFFGLDWIATVPPTLRLATEAFGDREAPIVFGWIVAGHQLGAASAAWMAGVVRQSQGSYLMAFVAAGATGLIAAVIALLIGRERAVPQPA
- a CDS encoding FUSC family protein; the protein is MRSTNVSAAAAARSCPSLLSLRAGAVRALQCLDLTTPRATYVMRSILAAWLALVLAFVLDLHAPYAAASSVLLVINPVQGAVIGKGIWRVIGTLVGMLAAFVLMSAFGQMPWLFLLGFGLWLGACVAAMTLLRHFRAYGATLAGYTVGLAAYGAMQNPQLTFDQVMGRGASVLIGVASLGVVSALFSRRGARSRLTAQLHRLAASAASVLARDIQALEGAGRQGGKALDAGRRSLIVDIYAVDDLLALGKAESADLARRAAAVRRAMVSLFSALVGGVAPMRPGGASLQALAALQPAWEQAWRQASEALARDPGPGGSDLAARSLSAMRARLAQTLAAATTGDPQAHAVLMIAGDRLIEQLDDYLEVLAGIAVLHQHRRPAAAPVPVPFHRDTGAALQNGLRALLTVLLGGAFWMATGWSNGNLMLAGLAAACGLLSTAPNPALGAVALIQGTVAAVVMAFLCAFLVLPQVSGLPLLLVVLALFWLPGVYASAMPRHGLAGVAYLVAFTTLVATDNPMRYDVASFLNGAVAWILVAFFTLLGFRIVLPRNPSRDTARLRLAIRDDALALLRGGRADARAWQWRQQHRTAQLGALLRTRPDAMERAIADALASIHLGRELLRLRRGWRRMPAGARPRRLLAVALRHMRRRAGEPRLAARHARRAAQSLSRLPPADWAAHADIGRSRAMLLDIAALLEDHADYFSRRPGRLPHAQ
- a CDS encoding Nramp family divalent metal transporter, which produces MTRFIYAISGGKAAYPQDAQVTANLRRVVGSGILVAVGYIDPGNWATDIAGGSGFGYGLLLVVIASALLALGFQVLVSRLALATGEDLATLTARHLSPRTAKTAWLAGEAAILATALAELIGGAIALRLLFNLPLLGGVAVTGVGTFAVLALTRGNADRHERVIAVLLSVVAASFVFLLFKASPAWTDVAHGMTQTGHALRDPQGFLIALGILGATLMPHNLYLHSGSLAQRARVLPADARDLAMRVARNDTVVSLGVAMLINSAIMIVAAASLSGSGLIVSSLDDAHAVIGQTLGIGAAIVFAVALYAAGQSSTITGVLAGRILSRGFQINSGWSDRRRALVTRLIAGAIAAGLLAFTGGQDPDQLLVLSQVILSLALPFALGPLVWLACRKPLMGRHALRGAWAWAAVIATVGIILLDGYLLVDMVV
- a CDS encoding TetR/AcrR family transcriptional regulator, translating into MASKSPAGGKKAAADTPVKPLLAADRIRKTAREMFYRDGIRAVGVDAIVNQAGVTKPSLYRSFSSKDELAAVYLRDYDAEFWGRFNAACDAHPGDPQAGLRAYLSGLSVRAVQNGYRGCGLTNAAVEYPEAGHPARVVAVEHKVELRRRLAAMAAEMGAPDPARLGDGLLLLIEGAFVSSQLFGEGGPAARVADMADLLIDAHLGRR
- a CDS encoding LysR family transcriptional regulator; translated protein: MARPDLNLLLALDALLDEGSVIGAARRMNLSPPAMSRTLGRIREALGDPVFVQVGRKLMPTPKALALREQVRAALEQATQVFEAGAAIDLKSLDRRFNVRATDEFVSVHLGQLLDAMATEMPRATLRFSPEEDDVDDEALRSGRIDLFISGSRKLGPEIRVQSLFTTTFVGVAREHHPIFDDEITPERLTRWEHINVSRRGKSVAPIDTALEAHGLRRHVALVVSSPYTALFALQDSDLLLPLPRHLASGALAAGLRIRLFDLPMPLETALLTQAWHPRQEGDPAHQWLRQTIHALCSGEARQGR
- a CDS encoding biotin/lipoyl-binding protein; amino-acid sequence: MPDRLLPLRLLARVGFTLCAVIAAAVLVGALWRAYVVAPWTRDGRVSAQTVRIAPEVSGTVLDVPVTDDQYVKQGEVLYRIDPAHFELALAQAEARLAAADASLRQKTEDARRRRGMENLVPAEDIQRAIQAVAIAEAEQRGARVAVDMAKMDVARTVLRAPVDGYVTRLKLNKGDYAVTGQPNIALVDAHSFWIIGYFEETKLRGIRPGAAARIRLMGSDDIIAGRVVSIGRGIADTNQQADAQGLPSVAPTFSWVRLAQRIPVRVAFEQLPPDLVLAAGMTASVEVATAGGDAPAQGRLLSLLYHWM
- a CDS encoding alpha/beta fold hydrolase, which codes for MKTSPEIHPGSHAGLGYARHGNGPIAVLVLHDWLGDHGNYDAVMPWLDGDAFTYVFADLRGYGLSIELTGACTVEEIAADCLALADRLGWQRFHVIGHSMTGMITQRLAADAPSRVISAIAVCPVSATGNRLGPEALAFFASTADDDEALRRLFQFVSGGLSDAWARAKVRHNRATVAPACRHKYLDMLVTADFVDAVRGLDTPFLVVVGDQDPGIDAQAMQGTFLAWHPNATLHVIAHCGHYPMQERPPAFAALIEGFLKRHAA
- a CDS encoding DUF1656 domain-containing protein, giving the protein MLSEFAVAGIYLPPFFVYACVTLPIYLGVRLVLARSGVLRRVWHPGLFEFAISLCLVSVLILYV
- a CDS encoding efflux transporter outer membrane subunit gives rise to the protein MPHKSNRPRSGLRRAALMASLVMAASGCTTVGPDYHPPTVEVPAAWVEAVGAQSLRDQAGLRAWWRAFDDPMLDRLVDQALDRNQDLDIALARLRQARAERIQIASASLPTLGVGAAGEARRSSKALGPLPGGESRTWQVGFDASWELDLFGGTRRAVEAADADIQALADDHRALQVSLVAELVSHYAGLRATQMRLAIAHDNLRTLREAERLAEQARRRGLGSQAEVMQARAERETAEAQPPLLEADIARFSHAIGVLAGGFPGDWHAALAEPGAVLPAPVRLPLSLPSEVLRQRPDLRADERRLAAATARIGVAEAERLPTFRIPLGIGTTASLIHSLFSSASLAWAAGAQASQRLYDGGRARAGVTAAQANADAARLAYERDVRVALREVEDALTALSSERQRQASLKEAVADSGKALDQSTRLYARGLSAYLPVLVAQRTVNQARDALALSQWEEMRGVIALYKSLGAGWPDEPSAQAEAYTTMSTNK